From a region of the Rhipicephalus microplus isolate Deutch F79 chromosome X, USDA_Rmic, whole genome shotgun sequence genome:
- the LOC119187880 gene encoding DNA excision repair protein ERCC-6-like isoform X1 — MSIEELLCCEIAILCFSSLECNASSCKKLLKQGNVQGALQAFERAAEHQADDRLQAKIEKMREFLKSEQAQEGSDSDMVEIGNGFYLCQAIERRLYTYQRTGLLWMWDLYLKKRGGVLGDDMGLGKTIQVIAFLSGMFDSEMIKSVLIIMPVSLIANWKKEFEGWAPGIDVYEYHSGSKKERERNLARVQRRGGVLLTSYGLAQTSHQEFCNRNGEQFVWCYLILDEGHKIKNQTKTTKAIYEIPAKQRLVLTGTAVQNNLQELWALFNFTHQGALVGSLATFKRQYETPINRGREKDATTGENLLGKEIARQLRRLIKPYFLRRTKTETPKKKKNSKDDKAKLTFSSKKNDLVIWIYLSSLQKKIYREFLESDEVANILMTKKSPLVQLTVLKKICDHPRLLSKRACVQMGMYDHMTREEIEELLEKEEGKKISIEDVTDNVLLEESGKMTFVLQLLTILKAEGHRTLFFSQSRKILDIVSRILTNRSFRVARLDGTINKMCERDRIVSQFQAKDSADVFLLTTQVGGVGLTLTAADRVIIYDPSWNPATDAQAVDRAYRIGQQKNVVVYRLITCSTVEEKIYRRQIFKDSIIKQTTGKQNDPMRYFTKQELRELFSLENPNYSGTQVQLSQMHSWDKNSDPALNDHIALLQTKNIFGISHHDLMFSEESREAAKDEFVPGEIERVKERARMAQHLITVESDMALDEIQNKKYFTVPVNNVTKLRPVEHPAWLPKPNVLLSDNEALDKGMSSKWNKALVVPDDDDYNLGENKAQDEGMSSKWNKALVVPDDDDDDNLGENKAQDEGMSSKWNKALVVPDDDDDNLGENKAQDEGMSSKWNKALVVPDDDDDVLIDGVDSLNKSLACMTVQASENKVSILVNDSEEELFPSGEDLDTDEDMRIILDTDEEFSDAPEEVDSSESFKMNKQAPLSTADERVLAKTDGQVENNAGCDVKIVNVEESNVELLVKDEHLMAEGSFEELHVSPNLKLSVQDKHNTREQRKLPSLLGLEEGILSRKATLQDCSDKVAQKSACEEVNKDAIGQSLHTTEQGKRLVKKRLLRSPNQSLLFQTEAKHLQLSPSVLQKEGNGNTRAPPRGLGELQNILPGTAASSPSCPARASFSQPRFHSTPLSTPPKRIAPFFVGSPLQFSPSQCQKMPPSPFQEALAKSVEYAEVDVTPLKVQQASASHSRQTSVHVVSSESEEDASKSSSDDEVVVRRRLTKAFVIMDSDESP; from the coding sequence GCAAGAAGCTTCTGAAGCAAGGGAATGTCCAGGGAGCTCTACAGGCTTTCGAAAGAGCTGCCGAGCATCAGGCCGATGACCGCCTCCAGGCTAAGATAGAGAAGATGCGAGAGTTTTTGAAAAGTGAGCAAGCCCAAGAAGGTAGTGATAGTGACATGGTTGAAATCGGCAATGGTTTCTACCTGTGTCAAGCCATCGAGCGAAGACTTTATACTTACCAGAGGACCGGCTTGCTATGGATGTGGGACTTGTACCTCAAGAAACGTGGGGGTGTGCTTGGCGACGACATGGGCTTAGGCAAAACTATTCAAGTCATCGCCTTCCTTTCAGGCATGTTTGACAGTGAAATGATTAAGAGTGTCTTGATCATTATGCCTGTATCTCTAATTGCCAACTGGAAGAAAGAATTTGAAGGCTGGGCACCAGGCATTGATGTTTACGAGTACCACTCTGGGTcgaaaaaagaaagggagagaaacCTGGCAAGGGTGCAGCGCCGTGGCGGCGTCCTCTTGACAAGCTATGGCTTGGCACAAACAAGCCATCAAGAATTTTGTAACAGGAATGGCGAACAATTTGTTTGGTGTTACCTGATTCTTGATGAAGGCCACAAAATCAAAAACCAAACTAAAACAACAAAAGCCATCTACGAGATTCCAGCTAAGCAGAGACTTGTACTTACAGGTACAGCTGTTCAGAACAATCTCCAAGAGCTATGGGCACTATTCAACTTTACACACCAAGGTGCACTTGTCGGCTCATTGGCAACATTTAAGCGCCAGTATGAGACCCCTATCAATAGGGGACGTGAAAAGGATGCCACCACAGGAGAGAATCTTTTGGGCAAGGAGATAGCGAGGCAGCTGCGTCGTTTGATAAAGCCATACTTTTTGCGGAGAACAAAGACAgaaacaccgaaaaaaaaaaagaacagtaaagATGACAAAGCCAAGCTAACCTTCTCTTCAAAGAAGAATGACCTTGTGATTTGGATATACCTGTCTAGTCTACAGAAGAAAATATATCGAGAGTTTCTGGAGTCTGATGAAGTAGCCAATATCCTCATGACTAAGAAATCTCCCCTTGTGCAGCTGACTGTGCTGAAAAAAATTTGTGATCATCCAAGGCTTCTTTCAAAGCGAGCATGTGTTCAAATGGGAATGTATGACCACATGACAAGAGAAGAAATTGAAGAACTTCTcgaaaaggaagaaggaaagaagatTTCAATtgaagatgtaacagacaatgttCTCCTTGAAGAATCTGGAAAGATGACATTTGTTTTGCAACTTCTGACAATTCTCAAAGCTGAAGGTCACCGCACACTATTTTTCTCGCAGTCAAGAAAGATTTTGGATATTGTTAGTCGAATTCTCACCAACAGGAGCTTCAGAGTTGCTCGTCTTGATGGTACAATCAACAAAATGTGCGAGCGTGATCGCATAGTCTCGCAGTTTCAAGCCAAGGACAGTGCTGATGTGTTTCTTCTTACCACTCAGGTTGGAGGTGTTGGGCTCACTTTGACTGCTGCTGACAGGGTCATTATCTACGATCCTTCCTGGAACCCAGCAACAGATGCTCAAGCTGTTGACCGTGCATATCGCATAGGACAGCAAAAAAATGTCGTGGTGTATCGTTTGATAACATGCAGCACAGTTGAGGAGAAGATCTATCGGCGTCAGATATTCAAGGACTCTATCATAAAGCAAACGACTGGAAAGCAAAATGACCCCATGCGCTACTTCACAAAACAAGAGCTGAGGGAGCTTTTCAGTCTTGAAAACCCTAACTACTCTGGTACGCAGGTCCAGCTTTCTCAAATGCACTCCTGGGACAAAAACTCGGACCCTGCTCTTAATGATCACATTGCTCTTTTGCAAACAAAGAACATCTTTGGTATCAGTCATCATGACCTCATGTTTTCTGAAGAATCCCGGGAAGCTGCGAAAGATGAATTTGTGCCTGGAGAAATAGAGCGTGTAAAGGAGCGTGCCAGGATGGCTCAACATCTGATCACAGTAGAGAGTGATATGGCATTAGACGAGATTCAAAACAAGAAGTACTTTACTGTGCCAGTGAACAACGTCACGAAACTACGACCAGTAGAGCACCCAGCATGGTTGCCCAAGCCAAATGTGTTGCTTAGTGACAATGAGGCCCTAGATAAAGGTATGTCATCCAAGTGGAACAAGGCTTTGGTGGtgcctgatgatgatgactataatCTTGGTGAGAACAAGGCCCAAGATGAAGGTATGTCATCTAAGTGGAACAAGGCTTTGGTGgtgcctgatgatgatgatgacgataatctTGGTGAGAACAAGGCCCAAGATGAAGGTATGTCATCTAAGTGGAACAAGGCTTTGGTGGtgcctgatgatgatgacgataatctTGGTGAGAACAAGGCCCAAGACGAAGGTATGTCATCCAAGTGGAACAAGGCTTTGGTGGTGcccgatgatgacgatgatgtccTTATTGATGGTGTCGACTCTCTTAATAAGTCACTGGCTTGCATGACAGTTCAGGCTTCTGAAAACAAAGTTAGCATTTTAGTTAATGACTCTGAGGAAGAGCTCTTTCCATCTGGTGAAGATCTGGACACAGATGAGGACATGAGGATTATTTTAGACACAGATGAGGAGTTTTCAGATGCTCCTGAAGAAGTGGACAGCAGTGAAAGTTTCAAGATGAATAAGCAAGCTCCTTTAAGTACAGCTGACGAGAGGGTTCTTGCGAAGACTGATGGTCAGGTTGAAAATAATGCAGGGTGTGATGTGAAAATTGTGAATGTGGAAGAGTCAAATGTGGAACTGCTAGTCAAGGATGAACATCTAATGGCAGAGGGTTCGTTTGAAGAACTGCATGTGTCGCCGAATTTGAAGCTCTCGGTGCAGGACAAGCACAACACAAGAGAACAAAGAAAGTTGCCTTCTCTTTTAGGACTGGAGGAAGGCATTCTCTCTCGCAAGGCAACTCTACAAGATTGTTCCGACAAAGTTGCTCAAAAGTCGGCATGTGAAGAGGTTAACAAGGATGCCATTGGCCAGTCTTTGCACACTACTGAACAAGGAAAGAGGCTCGTAAAAAAGCGTTTGCTGCGTTCTCCTAATCAGTCATTATTATTCCAGACAGAGGCAAAACACTTGCAGCTTTCTCCCTCTGTCCTGCAGAAGGAAGGAAACGGTAACACTAGAGCCCCACCAAGAGGTCTCGGTGAGCTGCAGAATATTTTGCCTGGAACGGCAGCAAGCAGTCCTTCATGTCCTGCAAGGGCATCTTTCAGCCAGCCTAGGTTCCACAGTACGCCATTGTCTACTCCTCCAAAGCGAATCGCACCATTTTTTGTAGGCTCGCCACTGCAATTTTCGCCATCACAATGCCAAAAGATGCCACCGAGTCCCTTTCAGGAGGCCCTTGCTAAGTCTGTAGAATATGCTGAAGTGGATGTGACACCGCTGAAAGTGCAACAAGCTTCAGCCTCTCACTCAAGGCAAACATCTGTTCATGTGGTGTCATCGGAAAGTGAAGAGGATGCCAGCAAGTCAAGTTCCGATGATGAAGTGGTGGTTCGCAGGCGCTTAACAAAAGCGTTCGTGATCATGGACAGTGATGAATCTCCTTGA
- the LOC119187880 gene encoding DNA excision repair protein ERCC-6-like isoform X2 yields the protein MASAGETDGDDKSSQFKFHKSEGKKLLKQGNVQGALQAFERAAEHQADDRLQAKIEKMREFLKSEQAQEGSDSDMVEIGNGFYLCQAIERRLYTYQRTGLLWMWDLYLKKRGGVLGDDMGLGKTIQVIAFLSGMFDSEMIKSVLIIMPVSLIANWKKEFEGWAPGIDVYEYHSGSKKERERNLARVQRRGGVLLTSYGLAQTSHQEFCNRNGEQFVWCYLILDEGHKIKNQTKTTKAIYEIPAKQRLVLTGTAVQNNLQELWALFNFTHQGALVGSLATFKRQYETPINRGREKDATTGENLLGKEIARQLRRLIKPYFLRRTKTETPKKKKNSKDDKAKLTFSSKKNDLVIWIYLSSLQKKIYREFLESDEVANILMTKKSPLVQLTVLKKICDHPRLLSKRACVQMGMYDHMTREEIEELLEKEEGKKISIEDVTDNVLLEESGKMTFVLQLLTILKAEGHRTLFFSQSRKILDIVSRILTNRSFRVARLDGTINKMCERDRIVSQFQAKDSADVFLLTTQVGGVGLTLTAADRVIIYDPSWNPATDAQAVDRAYRIGQQKNVVVYRLITCSTVEEKIYRRQIFKDSIIKQTTGKQNDPMRYFTKQELRELFSLENPNYSGTQVQLSQMHSWDKNSDPALNDHIALLQTKNIFGISHHDLMFSEESREAAKDEFVPGEIERVKERARMAQHLITVESDMALDEIQNKKYFTVPVNNVTKLRPVEHPAWLPKPNVLLSDNEALDKGMSSKWNKALVVPDDDDYNLGENKAQDEGMSSKWNKALVVPDDDDDDNLGENKAQDEGMSSKWNKALVVPDDDDDNLGENKAQDEGMSSKWNKALVVPDDDDDVLIDGVDSLNKSLACMTVQASENKVSILVNDSEEELFPSGEDLDTDEDMRIILDTDEEFSDAPEEVDSSESFKMNKQAPLSTADERVLAKTDGQVENNAGCDVKIVNVEESNVELLVKDEHLMAEGSFEELHVSPNLKLSVQDKHNTREQRKLPSLLGLEEGILSRKATLQDCSDKVAQKSACEEVNKDAIGQSLHTTEQGKRLVKKRLLRSPNQSLLFQTEAKHLQLSPSVLQKEGNGNTRAPPRGLGELQNILPGTAASSPSCPARASFSQPRFHSTPLSTPPKRIAPFFVGSPLQFSPSQCQKMPPSPFQEALAKSVEYAEVDVTPLKVQQASASHSRQTSVHVVSSESEEDASKSSSDDEVVVRRRLTKAFVIMDSDESP from the coding sequence GCAAGAAGCTTCTGAAGCAAGGGAATGTCCAGGGAGCTCTACAGGCTTTCGAAAGAGCTGCCGAGCATCAGGCCGATGACCGCCTCCAGGCTAAGATAGAGAAGATGCGAGAGTTTTTGAAAAGTGAGCAAGCCCAAGAAGGTAGTGATAGTGACATGGTTGAAATCGGCAATGGTTTCTACCTGTGTCAAGCCATCGAGCGAAGACTTTATACTTACCAGAGGACCGGCTTGCTATGGATGTGGGACTTGTACCTCAAGAAACGTGGGGGTGTGCTTGGCGACGACATGGGCTTAGGCAAAACTATTCAAGTCATCGCCTTCCTTTCAGGCATGTTTGACAGTGAAATGATTAAGAGTGTCTTGATCATTATGCCTGTATCTCTAATTGCCAACTGGAAGAAAGAATTTGAAGGCTGGGCACCAGGCATTGATGTTTACGAGTACCACTCTGGGTcgaaaaaagaaagggagagaaacCTGGCAAGGGTGCAGCGCCGTGGCGGCGTCCTCTTGACAAGCTATGGCTTGGCACAAACAAGCCATCAAGAATTTTGTAACAGGAATGGCGAACAATTTGTTTGGTGTTACCTGATTCTTGATGAAGGCCACAAAATCAAAAACCAAACTAAAACAACAAAAGCCATCTACGAGATTCCAGCTAAGCAGAGACTTGTACTTACAGGTACAGCTGTTCAGAACAATCTCCAAGAGCTATGGGCACTATTCAACTTTACACACCAAGGTGCACTTGTCGGCTCATTGGCAACATTTAAGCGCCAGTATGAGACCCCTATCAATAGGGGACGTGAAAAGGATGCCACCACAGGAGAGAATCTTTTGGGCAAGGAGATAGCGAGGCAGCTGCGTCGTTTGATAAAGCCATACTTTTTGCGGAGAACAAAGACAgaaacaccgaaaaaaaaaaagaacagtaaagATGACAAAGCCAAGCTAACCTTCTCTTCAAAGAAGAATGACCTTGTGATTTGGATATACCTGTCTAGTCTACAGAAGAAAATATATCGAGAGTTTCTGGAGTCTGATGAAGTAGCCAATATCCTCATGACTAAGAAATCTCCCCTTGTGCAGCTGACTGTGCTGAAAAAAATTTGTGATCATCCAAGGCTTCTTTCAAAGCGAGCATGTGTTCAAATGGGAATGTATGACCACATGACAAGAGAAGAAATTGAAGAACTTCTcgaaaaggaagaaggaaagaagatTTCAATtgaagatgtaacagacaatgttCTCCTTGAAGAATCTGGAAAGATGACATTTGTTTTGCAACTTCTGACAATTCTCAAAGCTGAAGGTCACCGCACACTATTTTTCTCGCAGTCAAGAAAGATTTTGGATATTGTTAGTCGAATTCTCACCAACAGGAGCTTCAGAGTTGCTCGTCTTGATGGTACAATCAACAAAATGTGCGAGCGTGATCGCATAGTCTCGCAGTTTCAAGCCAAGGACAGTGCTGATGTGTTTCTTCTTACCACTCAGGTTGGAGGTGTTGGGCTCACTTTGACTGCTGCTGACAGGGTCATTATCTACGATCCTTCCTGGAACCCAGCAACAGATGCTCAAGCTGTTGACCGTGCATATCGCATAGGACAGCAAAAAAATGTCGTGGTGTATCGTTTGATAACATGCAGCACAGTTGAGGAGAAGATCTATCGGCGTCAGATATTCAAGGACTCTATCATAAAGCAAACGACTGGAAAGCAAAATGACCCCATGCGCTACTTCACAAAACAAGAGCTGAGGGAGCTTTTCAGTCTTGAAAACCCTAACTACTCTGGTACGCAGGTCCAGCTTTCTCAAATGCACTCCTGGGACAAAAACTCGGACCCTGCTCTTAATGATCACATTGCTCTTTTGCAAACAAAGAACATCTTTGGTATCAGTCATCATGACCTCATGTTTTCTGAAGAATCCCGGGAAGCTGCGAAAGATGAATTTGTGCCTGGAGAAATAGAGCGTGTAAAGGAGCGTGCCAGGATGGCTCAACATCTGATCACAGTAGAGAGTGATATGGCATTAGACGAGATTCAAAACAAGAAGTACTTTACTGTGCCAGTGAACAACGTCACGAAACTACGACCAGTAGAGCACCCAGCATGGTTGCCCAAGCCAAATGTGTTGCTTAGTGACAATGAGGCCCTAGATAAAGGTATGTCATCCAAGTGGAACAAGGCTTTGGTGGtgcctgatgatgatgactataatCTTGGTGAGAACAAGGCCCAAGATGAAGGTATGTCATCTAAGTGGAACAAGGCTTTGGTGgtgcctgatgatgatgatgacgataatctTGGTGAGAACAAGGCCCAAGATGAAGGTATGTCATCTAAGTGGAACAAGGCTTTGGTGGtgcctgatgatgatgacgataatctTGGTGAGAACAAGGCCCAAGACGAAGGTATGTCATCCAAGTGGAACAAGGCTTTGGTGGTGcccgatgatgacgatgatgtccTTATTGATGGTGTCGACTCTCTTAATAAGTCACTGGCTTGCATGACAGTTCAGGCTTCTGAAAACAAAGTTAGCATTTTAGTTAATGACTCTGAGGAAGAGCTCTTTCCATCTGGTGAAGATCTGGACACAGATGAGGACATGAGGATTATTTTAGACACAGATGAGGAGTTTTCAGATGCTCCTGAAGAAGTGGACAGCAGTGAAAGTTTCAAGATGAATAAGCAAGCTCCTTTAAGTACAGCTGACGAGAGGGTTCTTGCGAAGACTGATGGTCAGGTTGAAAATAATGCAGGGTGTGATGTGAAAATTGTGAATGTGGAAGAGTCAAATGTGGAACTGCTAGTCAAGGATGAACATCTAATGGCAGAGGGTTCGTTTGAAGAACTGCATGTGTCGCCGAATTTGAAGCTCTCGGTGCAGGACAAGCACAACACAAGAGAACAAAGAAAGTTGCCTTCTCTTTTAGGACTGGAGGAAGGCATTCTCTCTCGCAAGGCAACTCTACAAGATTGTTCCGACAAAGTTGCTCAAAAGTCGGCATGTGAAGAGGTTAACAAGGATGCCATTGGCCAGTCTTTGCACACTACTGAACAAGGAAAGAGGCTCGTAAAAAAGCGTTTGCTGCGTTCTCCTAATCAGTCATTATTATTCCAGACAGAGGCAAAACACTTGCAGCTTTCTCCCTCTGTCCTGCAGAAGGAAGGAAACGGTAACACTAGAGCCCCACCAAGAGGTCTCGGTGAGCTGCAGAATATTTTGCCTGGAACGGCAGCAAGCAGTCCTTCATGTCCTGCAAGGGCATCTTTCAGCCAGCCTAGGTTCCACAGTACGCCATTGTCTACTCCTCCAAAGCGAATCGCACCATTTTTTGTAGGCTCGCCACTGCAATTTTCGCCATCACAATGCCAAAAGATGCCACCGAGTCCCTTTCAGGAGGCCCTTGCTAAGTCTGTAGAATATGCTGAAGTGGATGTGACACCGCTGAAAGTGCAACAAGCTTCAGCCTCTCACTCAAGGCAAACATCTGTTCATGTGGTGTCATCGGAAAGTGAAGAGGATGCCAGCAAGTCAAGTTCCGATGATGAAGTGGTGGTTCGCAGGCGCTTAACAAAAGCGTTCGTGATCATGGACAGTGATGAATCTCCTTGA